One genomic region from Amycolatopsis sp. FBCC-B4732 encodes:
- a CDS encoding STAS domain-containing protein, which translates to MKIQKPPRLSRAFGRSSPGALCEPFSVTTTFAGDRCTVVAVAGDIDMATVAIFVECEETALAAGGTLVVDLGEVTFCSGAGLRALRRVQWRADEAAVPVAWVVRTPSMWRLLRGTGVAGFSCYRDRADAVAALG; encoded by the coding sequence ATGAAGATCCAGAAACCGCCGCGGCTTTCGCGAGCCTTCGGCCGAAGTTCGCCCGGCGCGTTGTGCGAGCCGTTCTCGGTCACCACGACGTTCGCCGGTGATCGGTGCACGGTCGTCGCCGTTGCGGGTGACATCGATATGGCGACGGTGGCGATTTTTGTCGAATGCGAGGAAACCGCGCTCGCGGCGGGCGGAACGCTCGTCGTCGACCTCGGCGAAGTGACGTTCTGCTCCGGGGCGGGCCTGCGCGCGCTGCGCCGGGTGCAGTGGCGCGCCGACGAGGCGGCCGTCCCGGTCGCGTGGGTGGTGCGCACCCCGTCGATGTGGCGGCTGCTGCGGGGGACCGGCGTCGCCGGCTTCTCCTGCTACCGGGACCGGGCCGACGCGGTCGCGGCGCTCGGCTGA
- a CDS encoding GyrI-like domain-containing protein, giving the protein MALSALNAPPARIERADVAVVERTTADDLPSIQALWPWFEGLVGLRGRKMFARVDERAGTYTVCTPVRDGDRPAELGLATGVLPGGSYLRGHLTGEPPGIYARIGDAMAELQAAAIVTDATRPLVEFYRRRDHVELWVPVP; this is encoded by the coding sequence ATGGCACTTTCGGCACTGAACGCACCGCCCGCGCGCATCGAGCGGGCGGACGTGGCGGTCGTGGAACGCACGACCGCCGACGACCTGCCGTCGATCCAGGCGCTCTGGCCGTGGTTCGAGGGGCTCGTCGGGCTGCGCGGGCGCAAGATGTTCGCCCGCGTCGACGAACGGGCGGGCACCTACACGGTCTGCACCCCGGTGCGTGACGGCGACCGGCCGGCCGAACTGGGCCTGGCGACCGGGGTGCTGCCCGGCGGCAGCTACCTGCGTGGCCACCTCACCGGCGAGCCACCGGGGATCTACGCGCGGATCGGCGACGCGATGGCGGAACTCCAGGCGGCTGCGATCGTCACCGACGCGACGCGGCCGCTCGTGGAGTTCTACCGCCGGCGCGACCACGTCGAGTTGTGGGTGCCGGTCCCGTGA
- a CDS encoding GAF and ANTAR domain-containing protein, translated as MSSGEISTGELPLDGELAAVAARMSGLLLSRETVDSVLDLIVSLAGSAVRAAAGVGVTLVDGAGGLATTSASAPLVNAADTLQYELREGPCLAALSEGSPVRIDDVTTDRRWPRWCAAAAGAGLRSMITAPMITADGCHGAIKIYSTTPGAFGPVDERTLTTFAERAAVLVANARAYARAGRYSERFKETLRDRDVITMAKGFLMGRDGLGEDAAFDRLLSLARARGRTPAETAAQLVAPPTREG; from the coding sequence ATGTCGTCGGGTGAGATCTCCACGGGCGAGCTGCCGCTGGACGGTGAGCTGGCCGCGGTCGCCGCGCGGATGTCGGGACTGCTGCTTTCGCGCGAGACCGTGGATTCGGTGCTGGACCTGATCGTTTCCCTGGCGGGGTCGGCGGTCCGGGCCGCCGCGGGGGTGGGGGTGACGCTCGTCGACGGGGCCGGTGGGCTCGCCACGACCAGCGCGTCGGCGCCGCTGGTGAACGCCGCCGACACCCTGCAGTACGAGCTGCGCGAAGGTCCGTGCCTCGCCGCGCTGAGCGAGGGCTCGCCGGTGCGGATCGACGACGTCACCACCGACCGGCGCTGGCCGCGGTGGTGCGCGGCGGCCGCCGGGGCGGGCCTGCGCTCGATGATCACCGCCCCGATGATCACGGCGGACGGCTGCCACGGGGCCATCAAGATCTACTCGACGACCCCCGGCGCGTTCGGCCCGGTCGACGAGCGGACGCTGACGACCTTCGCCGAGCGCGCCGCGGTCCTGGTCGCGAACGCACGGGCGTACGCGCGGGCCGGGCGGTACAGCGAGCGGTTCAAGGAGACCCTCCGCGACCGCGACGTGATCACCATGGCGAAGGGCTTCCTGATGGGCCGGGACGGCCTCGGCGAGGACGCCGCGTTCGACCGCCTGCTTTCGCTGGCGCGCGCCCGCGGCCGCACCCCGGCCGAGACCGCCGCGCAGCTCGTGGCCCCGCCGACGCGGGAGGGGTGA
- a CDS encoding GAF and ANTAR domain-containing protein — protein sequence MERPETTATASPLFDEVTGALEALTAVLQEEDDFRILLRHVCLQVRHAVPGVDEASITLVTEERPHTATVTSEVVGELDGDQYRLGDGPCLEAVRSGKIVRTAVSDAAERWPAFARGAQEAGFSSFLAAPLVADEQFSGAVNCYGRQGDGFAEIEAQRLELYTAAVEAILRVYHRYLRARDTAENLRTALTSRAVIDQAKGMLMAIRQIDADDAFALLVDQSQRENTKLREVAERFVSRVVSGGVVP from the coding sequence ATGGAACGGCCGGAAACAACCGCGACGGCCTCGCCGCTGTTCGACGAGGTCACCGGGGCGCTCGAAGCCCTGACCGCCGTCCTGCAGGAGGAGGACGACTTCCGGATCCTGCTTCGGCACGTCTGCCTGCAGGTGCGCCACGCCGTCCCGGGGGTCGACGAGGCGTCGATCACGCTGGTGACCGAGGAGCGGCCGCACACGGCGACGGTGACGAGCGAGGTCGTCGGCGAACTCGACGGCGACCAGTACCGCCTCGGCGACGGCCCGTGCCTCGAAGCGGTCCGCAGCGGCAAGATCGTCCGCACGGCGGTGTCCGACGCGGCCGAGCGCTGGCCGGCCTTCGCGCGCGGGGCGCAAGAGGCCGGCTTCTCCAGCTTCCTCGCCGCGCCGCTGGTCGCGGACGAGCAGTTCTCCGGCGCGGTCAACTGCTACGGGCGGCAAGGCGACGGCTTCGCGGAGATCGAGGCGCAACGGCTCGAGCTCTACACGGCGGCGGTGGAGGCGATCCTGCGCGTGTACCACCGCTACCTGAGGGCGCGGGACACGGCGGAGAACCTCAGGACGGCGCTGACCTCCCGCGCGGTGATCGACCAGGCCAAGGGCATGCTGATGGCGATCCGCCAGATCGACGCCGACGACGCGTTCGCCCTGCTGGTGGACCAGTCGCAGCGCGAGAACACGAAACTGCGCGAAGTCGCCGAGCGCTTCGTGTCCCGGGTGGTGTCCGGCGGCGTCGTCCCCTGA
- a CDS encoding DoxX family protein, whose protein sequence is MSTAYLIVTLAAAAFVGFSAVSVFTRAKWVVEPITEYGVPEAWWPWLGAAKAAGAVGLVVGLFVPAIGVAAAIGLVLYFAGAVVTVLRAKSYAHVAFPLIYVAPVVASLALLA, encoded by the coding sequence ATGTCGACTGCCTACCTGATCGTCACCCTCGCCGCCGCGGCGTTCGTGGGGTTCTCGGCCGTTTCGGTGTTCACCCGCGCGAAGTGGGTGGTCGAGCCGATCACCGAATACGGCGTGCCCGAGGCGTGGTGGCCGTGGCTCGGCGCGGCCAAGGCGGCCGGTGCTGTGGGCCTGGTCGTCGGGTTGTTCGTGCCGGCGATCGGCGTCGCGGCGGCGATCGGCCTGGTGCTGTACTTCGCCGGTGCGGTCGTCACCGTGCTGCGCGCCAAGTCGTACGCGCACGTCGCCTTCCCGCTGATCTACGTGGCGCCGGTCGTGGCCTCGCTGGCGCTGCTCGCTTGA
- a CDS encoding DUF6292 family protein, with amino-acid sequence MTGLIDTDLEFWFQRGLRAYLGEVARALGFGLESCTVDLDVPVSAYVAVDWRLRRFPERDVALLWDEVHGWAVAVEAACGEEMIVLAYLGGADILPPPRVIVEFLTAVRAGSLDPDGPGSPVLRRAGSHQELLPLLPAR; translated from the coding sequence GTGACCGGCCTGATCGACACCGACCTCGAGTTCTGGTTCCAGCGCGGCCTGCGCGCGTATCTGGGCGAGGTGGCCAGGGCACTCGGCTTCGGCCTGGAGTCCTGCACCGTGGACTTGGACGTCCCGGTGTCGGCCTACGTCGCGGTGGACTGGCGGCTGCGCCGGTTCCCCGAACGCGACGTCGCGCTGCTCTGGGACGAGGTGCACGGCTGGGCGGTCGCGGTCGAGGCGGCGTGCGGTGAGGAGATGATCGTGCTGGCCTACCTGGGCGGGGCGGACATCCTGCCGCCGCCGCGCGTGATCGTGGAGTTCCTGACCGCGGTGCGCGCCGGTTCGCTGGACCCGGACGGGCCCGGGTCGCCGGTGCTGCGCCGCGCCGGCAGCCACCAGGAGCTGCTGCCGCTGTTGCCGGCCCGGTAG
- the ligD gene encoding non-homologous end-joining DNA ligase: MGTVPDAVAPMLAVDGPLPDDDHHGYEWKWDGFRGCARIAATGEARITSRSGSDHTHRYPELRDVFGPALGGHAAVLDGEVVALNAAGRPEFELMQRRAMHEPTAKLRAEVPVVYFAFDLLRIGTESLLDRPYEQRRQLLAELVDPRDGRLVVPPWYTRADLAPDQLLATAAQHGIEGVVAKRLDAPYLPGTRSPSWTKRALTQTREVVIGGWRPGAGRRAGTLGALLLGAFDDDGELVYLGDVGTGFSDDALEHLRAVLAPLARAASPFATEVPRERARGARWVEPSLVGEVVYRRLTPDLRLRHTSWRGLRPDRTPGEVRIP, translated from the coding sequence ATGGGGACGGTCCCGGACGCGGTGGCGCCGATGCTGGCCGTCGACGGGCCGCTCCCGGACGACGACCACCACGGCTACGAGTGGAAGTGGGACGGCTTCCGCGGCTGCGCCCGGATCGCGGCGACCGGCGAAGCCCGGATCACCAGCCGCAGCGGCAGCGACCACACCCACCGCTACCCCGAGCTGCGGGACGTCTTCGGGCCCGCGCTCGGCGGCCACGCGGCGGTGCTGGACGGCGAGGTCGTCGCGCTGAACGCGGCCGGCCGCCCGGAGTTCGAGCTGATGCAGCGCCGCGCGATGCACGAGCCGACGGCGAAGCTGCGGGCCGAGGTCCCGGTCGTCTACTTCGCCTTCGACCTGCTGCGCATCGGGACCGAGTCGCTGCTGGACCGGCCCTACGAGCAGCGGCGGCAGCTTCTCGCGGAACTCGTGGATCCCAGGGACGGCCGGCTGGTCGTGCCGCCCTGGTACACCCGCGCCGACCTCGCACCGGACCAGCTCCTGGCGACGGCGGCCCAGCACGGCATCGAGGGCGTCGTCGCGAAGCGCCTGGACGCGCCCTACCTGCCGGGCACGCGCTCGCCGTCGTGGACGAAGCGCGCGTTGACGCAGACGCGCGAAGTGGTGATCGGCGGCTGGCGCCCGGGCGCGGGCCGCCGCGCGGGCACCCTCGGCGCGTTGCTGCTCGGCGCCTTCGACGACGACGGTGAGCTGGTGTACCTCGGCGACGTCGGCACGGGGTTCAGCGACGACGCGCTGGAGCACCTCCGTGCCGTCCTGGCGCCGCTGGCCCGCGCGGCGAGCCCGTTCGCGACCGAGGTGCCCCGCGAGCGGGCCCGGGGCGCCCGGTGGGTCGAGCCGTCGCTGGTCGGCGAGGTCGTCTACCGGCGGCTGACGCCGGATCTGCGGCTGCGCCACACTTCGTGGCGCGGCCTGCGCCCCGACCGCACGCCCGGCGAGGTGCGGATCCCCTGA
- the ligD gene encoding non-homologous end-joining DNA ligase — MAGSRITVRVGERQLTLSNLEKVLYPRHGFTKGEVLDYYTRIAPVLLPHIRDRAMTFVRFPDGVDGGSFFEKDVSRHVPEWVRTARLAVGGRGGDPEIVAYPLINDLPELVWAANLAALELHVHQWTVEPGDERSTPDRLVFDLDPGPGATVVDCSRVAERLHDVLTGHGFTPVAKTSGSKGMQVYAGVETDDPGAPSRYAKALADRLAAETPGLVVARMTKNLRPGKVFIDWSQNNPFKTTVAPYSLRGRDEPTVSTPVTWDEVRACRHVSHLRFTAGDVLARVEDTGDLFADLDRTRAPIPAFG, encoded by the coding sequence GTGGCGGGCAGCCGGATCACGGTGCGGGTGGGCGAACGGCAGCTGACGCTCTCCAACCTCGAGAAGGTCCTCTACCCGCGCCACGGTTTCACCAAGGGCGAGGTGCTCGACTACTACACGCGCATCGCGCCCGTGCTGCTGCCGCACATCCGCGACCGGGCGATGACGTTCGTGCGCTTCCCCGACGGCGTCGACGGCGGTTCTTTCTTCGAGAAGGACGTCTCGCGGCACGTCCCCGAGTGGGTCCGCACCGCGCGCCTGGCCGTCGGCGGCCGCGGCGGCGACCCCGAGATCGTCGCGTACCCGCTGATCAACGACCTGCCCGAGCTCGTCTGGGCGGCCAACCTCGCCGCGCTCGAACTGCACGTCCACCAGTGGACGGTCGAGCCCGGCGACGAGCGGAGCACCCCGGACCGGCTGGTCTTCGACCTCGATCCCGGTCCCGGCGCGACGGTCGTCGACTGCTCCCGGGTCGCCGAACGCCTCCACGACGTCCTCACCGGACACGGGTTCACGCCGGTGGCGAAGACCAGTGGCTCCAAGGGCATGCAGGTCTACGCGGGCGTCGAGACCGACGACCCCGGCGCGCCTTCGCGGTACGCGAAAGCGCTGGCGGACCGGCTCGCCGCCGAGACGCCGGGCCTCGTCGTGGCGCGGATGACGAAGAACCTGCGTCCCGGCAAGGTGTTCATCGATTGGAGCCAGAACAACCCGTTCAAGACCACGGTGGCGCCGTACTCGCTGCGCGGGCGCGACGAGCCGACCGTGTCCACCCCGGTCACGTGGGACGAGGTGCGCGCCTGCCGGCACGTTTCGCACCTCCGGTTCACCGCCGGAGACGTCTTGGCGAGGGTCGAAGACACCGGAGATCTTTTCGCGGATCTGGACCGCACCCGGGCTCCCATTCCTGCGTTCGGCTGA